From the genome of Blautia hydrogenotrophica DSM 10507:
CATTCTGAGGGATGATCAGATACAAAAACTGGGCGAAAGGTTTGGTTATTGTCCGCACTGCCGAATGGATGAGAACCATAGTGCAATCCGCCTTTGCACCAGTTGGGCCACTCGGGAGGAAAATGTGGATACATTGGTCGAGTTCATAAAGGGACTGTGAGTTTTAAAATAGAGAATTTTGACATGGAAGATGGGAAGCTCTCGTTAGCTTCCCATTAGCTTTTTACTGTAGCTTTTTTAAAATTTGAACCGTGGTGTTCACAGCCTGGGCGAACGCCTCCCGGTCCTCAGGGGAGAGGTTGTTTATTTTGGCCGCCATCGTCTCTTTTAATTTCACTTCTTCGATTTGCATCATCTCTTTTCCGTAGAGTGTCAGCTGTACCAAAACCAGCTTACGGTTTTTTTCGTCCTGAATTCGTTCCAGGTAGCCGGCTTTCACCAGGGGAGCAACAGCTCGGGTCGCCTGTTCCTTGGAAGATGCGATGTAGGCGGCGAGTTCCGACATCGTTAGCGGTGATTTAGCAGTCAGAGAGAGTAGAATGCAAAGCTGGGTCTTAGTGAAACCGTGATCCTTAAAGTCGACGGTATTTAGAATAACTTTCTGACAGAGAGGAAATACTTCTATCAGGGCGGAGATCGGAGTCATCTTGGTATCTTTTGGATTGCTCATAACAGTTCCTCCATACTTGTACTACGAGAATATAACATCATTATAGTTTTATTATAGTCAAACGTCAATAATTGATATTCATCAATAATATTAAGTAATCCCCTTTTGTTTTATTTTTAGACGGAATTATGAATTTTCATAGAATTTTCACATATTTGATACTAATCAATAGTTGACAAAAATCAAACAATGGAGTAAATTGTAGATAACTTGTTGAAGATACCGTTGGAGGAAGCTATATGGATTTGCAGGAAAAACACAAACCCAAAAAACCGATACTGTTTTACTATTTGATTGCGGCAGTGATTCTCTTGCTGCTGAACGCATTGGTGTTTCCGTCTATCAGGGAAGGAAGCATTCGGGAAACCACGTATTCGGATTTTTTGGACGGATTGGATCATAAAGAAATAGAAGAAGTCCAGTTGGAAGAGAATGTGATTTACTATTCCGTGGAAGAAGACGGAAAAGAGGTTGTCTGCAAGACGGGACGAATCCCTGACGATGGGGACTTGGTAACTAGGTTATATGAATCTGGGGCAAAATTTACGGAAGAGATTCCCACACAGCAGTCTCCGCTGTTGACGATGCTGTTTAGCTGGATTGTTCCCATTTTAATTTTTGTCTTTATCGGGCAGATGCTCAGCAGAAAGATGGCAAAGAGTATGGGCGGCGGTCCGGGAGCTATGATGTTCGGAAAGAGCAACGCGAAGATATACGTGAAGTCATCCACCGGAATTAAGTTTTCAGATGTGGCCGGTGAAGACGAGGCTAAGGAATTGCTGACAGAGATTGTAGATTACCTGCATTACCCAGAAAAATACAGGGACATCGGAGCTTCTATGCCGAAAGGAGCGCTTTTGGTTGGACCTCCAGGTACAGGAAAAACTCTGCTGGCAAAGGCAGTAGCAGGTGAAGCTAACGTGCCATTTTTTTCCATCTCCGGTTCCGAGTTCGTGGAGATGTTTGTAGGTATGGGCGCCGCGAAGGTGCGGGATCTGTTTAAGCAGGCCAATGAGAAAGCGCCCTGCATTGTGTTTATTGATGAGATTGAT
Proteins encoded in this window:
- a CDS encoding MarR family winged helix-turn-helix transcriptional regulator; its protein translation is MSNPKDTKMTPISALIEVFPLCQKVILNTVDFKDHGFTKTQLCILLSLTAKSPLTMSELAAYIASSKEQATRAVAPLVKAGYLERIQDEKNRKLVLVQLTLYGKEMMQIEEVKLKETMAAKINNLSPEDREAFAQAVNTTVQILKKLQ